CCCGCAAGGGTGTACATCACTGTATCGCTGTCAGGGCAGATGCGAAGACCCAGGTGCCAGAAGTCATCACCGATATTTACGATGACCGTCAGGCGTTCGGGCGGCAGGAGCTGGGCCATGCCGTAGGCGAGCTTGGCTCCCCCTACCCCGCCGACGAACAACACAATTCGCGACTGTGGATTTAGCGCCAAATCACACTCTCTTCCAAAGGATTACGTGGGGAAGTCCGTTCCTGCGCCGGGTAGCCGATGGTGACAAGACCCTGGGGCTGCCAGTCCTCCGGCAGGTCCAGCGCAGAGCGGACAACATCCGGGCAGAACAGCGGCGCGCACATCCAACAAGCCCCCAAACCGGCACCGTGGGCCATTAACAGCAGGTTCTGACCCGCCATTGCGACACTCTGAACAGCCATGGTCCATTCGTGCCGGGCGCGAGTCGGGTCAGTATAGCGGTCCATGTCCGCCATCGTGAGACACAGCACGACCAACAGCGGCGCAGCGGTGATCCGGTCAAATGAACGCGTGACGTCGGCTTCAATAGCTTCCGGCGGAGCGCCGTCGGCCACGAGATCGCGCCTAAGGCGAGTGCCCATCGCGGCCGCAAGCGCGACTTTTCGATCCGGCGAGTCGGTCAGCGCGAAACGCCACGGCTGACGATTATGGGCTGAAGGGGCATAAATCGCGCCGCGCAGCAGCTCGGCTACCAAGTCGCGCGGGACGGGGTCGGGACGGTAACGGCGCAGCGAGCGGCGACCGAAGACCGCCTCTCGCAGTGGTAAGTCGGCGAACACAGAAGTTGTCATCGCGGTGGCTATCGGTATAAGTCCAATTCGGGTGGACGCACCATCTCGGACGCCTTACCGTCGACAGGTGCATAAGCAAGCCCACGCAGCAGGACAACCGGCAATCCCTCTCTACCTTCCCCACAGACGAGGTGCGCGGCGGATGCGACCAGATCGGCGAAGCCGTTCTGCGTAATCTTGAGGACGCGGCCAAAGAGATCCGGGTTACCACGCAGATCAAGGACGGCAGGCATGCCCGCGACACCGATGGCGACGCCGACATTGCCAAGGCGAAACGGGCGACCATGGGTGTCGCTGATGACAATACCGAGGGTCGCGCCGGTCAGATCGCGCAGGCGGTCACGAATCTGGCGCGCGCTGCTGTCGGGATCGCGCGGGAGCAGCAGTGCCACGTCGTCACCCCCTTCGACATTGCTCTGGTCGATCCCGGCATTGGCGCTGGTGAAGCCGAGACGGTGGGTCGTGACCATAACGCCCTTCGACGCGCGAGAAACAGACCGGCTTTCCTGCAGAACAAGTTCGGCGAGGCGCGGGTCTTTACCAGTCAAGTCGGAATACCGCTGAGCCTCCGGCGACGGAGAAACCTCGCTCAACACGATCCGGCGCCCTTCACTTTTCGAGACGATCTTGGACGAGATTACGAGGGCATCACCGTCCTGAAGCGGAACAGCCGCGCGGGTGAAGGCCGCGGCTATAAGTTCAGGCAGGTCGTCCCCTTCCTGGATGAGCGGCAACCCGGGAACGGGCCACAGTGTCACCCCCCCGGGGATCATGACGGTATACCGGTAATGCGGATCCCTGAGCCTTTCACCTTGTAGGCCTTATTGATATAGAGAAGCACAGGGGTCAGCGCTTCAGCGGCTGCGGAATTTGCCAGCGGCCCCGCATCAAT
Above is a window of Candidatus Flexicrinis proximus DNA encoding:
- a CDS encoding nitroreductase family protein, producing MTTSVFADLPLREAVFGRRSLRRYRPDPVPRDLVAELLRGAIYAPSAHNRQPWRFALTDSPDRKVALAAAMGTRLRRDLVADGAPPEAIEADVTRSFDRITAAPLLVVLCLTMADMDRYTDPTRARHEWTMAVQSVAMAGQNLLLMAHGAGLGACWMCAPLFCPDVVRSALDLPEDWQPQGLVTIGYPAQERTSPRNPLEESVIWR
- the cofE gene encoding coenzyme F420-0:L-glutamate ligase, with the translated sequence MIPGGVTLWPVPGLPLIQEGDDLPELIAAAFTRAAVPLQDGDALVISSKIVSKSEGRRIVLSEVSPSPEAQRYSDLTGKDPRLAELVLQESRSVSRASKGVMVTTHRLGFTSANAGIDQSNVEGGDDVALLLPRDPDSSARQIRDRLRDLTGATLGIVISDTHGRPFRLGNVGVAIGVAGMPAVLDLRGNPDLFGRVLKITQNGFADLVASAAHLVCGEGREGLPVVLLRGLAYAPVDGKASEMVRPPELDLYR